A genomic stretch from Kribbella amoyensis includes:
- a CDS encoding right-handed parallel beta-helix repeat-containing protein, translated as MTTRYVAPKGGRGTYRRIADAVRAAGPGDVVLVAAGRYEEQVVLDRSVAVVAEQGQGSVELVGIRGAGEPTLVVEGIECGLRGLVVRSADDGDTPAIGVSGGAGVLIEDCAVTGGRIHARGNEGGSQSADLSGYGVTSVLVKRSTLSTGRLAAMHLSGRIRAQLEDTTIEKIDGIGVVLSGAAQLEVNRLRMTATAAYGFRLRGSARLTMTDSVLRRTGMAAVLLEDGSTGSLMEATIDKAGAAAVQLAGKAKAELTDCRVRDTQASGLVVQDEAELTMTGCTVADSGANGLLITDAAQAVLTDTRFDRSAFSALHLAGTTTVRLDGCLVRGGAEHGIHATDAARVEVDGCGITDVGLTALSVVDDAVVRAEDCRISGGSTGVHLESKAGTSLVACSVTGTKGTGVELAGSGTARLDAVRVSKTKAAGVVVGSGASAEISGGSIEHSEGSGLVVWSGVTPTVNGLRVTGVAKNGIYLAEKAGGTFTDCDVVGTKYPALHLSAGSSPVLRHLRIRDCVGAAGLDEGANPKFEDCTVDGVPMAASTPSAGAARTGATATANEPGAVPEPVLDESMPPEDETLEDVLAELDEQVGLDKVKRDVQSMVKLMQAVRMRQEAGLPAPPLSRHLVFAGNPGTGKTTVARLYGRVLKALGLLRKGHLVEVDRTALVGEYVGHTGPKTTAAVNQALGGVLFIDEAYSLAPVGIGNDFGAEAIATLVKMMEDHREDLVVIVAGYVNDMDRFIGSNPGLSSRFTRTLLFDDYSADELVAIVEYHAGEHQYELSGDARTALAELFQVLPRGEGFGNGRSARQVFQAMTERQAHRLAELAAPTPAQLVCLEAADLPTS; from the coding sequence GTGACGACTAGGTATGTGGCGCCCAAGGGCGGGCGGGGGACCTACCGGCGGATCGCCGACGCGGTCCGCGCCGCCGGCCCAGGGGATGTCGTCCTGGTCGCCGCCGGCCGCTACGAGGAGCAGGTCGTCCTGGACCGCTCCGTGGCCGTGGTCGCCGAGCAGGGTCAGGGCAGTGTCGAGCTGGTCGGGATCCGGGGCGCCGGGGAGCCGACGCTCGTGGTCGAGGGGATCGAGTGCGGGCTACGTGGTCTGGTGGTCCGGTCCGCCGACGACGGTGACACCCCGGCGATCGGGGTCTCCGGCGGCGCCGGTGTCCTGATCGAGGACTGTGCCGTCACCGGCGGCCGGATCCATGCCCGCGGCAACGAAGGTGGCAGCCAGAGCGCGGACCTGAGCGGGTACGGCGTGACCTCGGTGCTGGTGAAGCGGTCGACGCTGAGCACTGGCCGGCTGGCCGCGATGCACCTGTCCGGCCGGATCCGGGCCCAGCTCGAGGACACCACGATCGAGAAGATCGACGGCATCGGCGTCGTCCTGTCCGGGGCCGCGCAGCTGGAGGTGAACCGTCTCCGGATGACCGCGACGGCCGCGTACGGGTTCCGGCTGCGCGGCTCAGCCCGGCTGACGATGACCGACTCGGTGCTGCGCCGGACCGGGATGGCCGCCGTCCTGCTGGAGGACGGATCGACCGGTTCGTTGATGGAAGCCACGATCGACAAGGCGGGCGCGGCCGCGGTCCAGCTGGCCGGCAAGGCCAAGGCCGAGCTGACCGACTGCCGGGTGCGGGACACGCAGGCGAGTGGCCTGGTGGTCCAGGACGAGGCCGAGCTGACCATGACCGGCTGCACCGTCGCCGACTCGGGAGCGAACGGGCTGCTGATCACCGACGCGGCGCAGGCGGTGCTGACCGACACCCGGTTCGACCGGTCGGCGTTCAGCGCGCTTCACCTGGCCGGGACGACGACTGTACGGCTTGACGGCTGCCTGGTCCGGGGTGGTGCCGAGCACGGCATTCACGCGACCGACGCGGCCCGGGTCGAGGTGGACGGCTGCGGCATCACCGACGTCGGCCTGACCGCCCTGTCGGTGGTGGACGACGCGGTGGTCAGGGCCGAGGACTGCCGGATCTCCGGTGGATCGACCGGGGTGCACCTGGAGTCGAAGGCCGGGACCAGCCTGGTGGCGTGTTCGGTGACCGGGACCAAGGGGACCGGGGTCGAGCTGGCCGGCAGCGGTACGGCGCGGCTGGACGCTGTCCGGGTGAGCAAGACCAAGGCGGCCGGCGTCGTCGTCGGAAGCGGGGCGAGCGCGGAGATCTCCGGGGGCTCGATCGAGCACAGCGAAGGGTCCGGCCTGGTCGTCTGGTCCGGGGTCACGCCGACCGTGAACGGGCTGCGGGTCACCGGGGTGGCGAAGAACGGGATCTACCTCGCCGAGAAGGCCGGCGGGACGTTCACCGACTGCGACGTGGTCGGCACGAAGTACCCGGCTCTGCACCTGAGCGCGGGGAGCTCGCCGGTCCTGCGGCATCTCCGGATCCGCGACTGCGTGGGCGCGGCCGGTCTGGACGAAGGCGCGAACCCGAAGTTCGAGGACTGCACGGTCGACGGCGTACCGATGGCGGCCTCGACCCCGTCGGCCGGAGCGGCGCGGACCGGAGCCACGGCCACCGCGAACGAGCCGGGCGCCGTCCCGGAGCCGGTGCTGGACGAGAGCATGCCGCCCGAGGACGAGACCCTCGAGGACGTACTCGCCGAGCTCGACGAGCAGGTCGGCCTGGACAAGGTGAAGCGGGACGTCCAGTCGATGGTGAAGCTGATGCAGGCGGTCCGGATGCGGCAGGAGGCCGGGTTGCCGGCACCGCCGTTGAGCCGGCACCTCGTCTTCGCCGGGAATCCGGGCACCGGCAAGACCACGGTCGCCCGGTTGTACGGCCGGGTCCTGAAGGCGCTCGGCCTGCTCCGCAAGGGCCACCTGGTCGAGGTGGACCGGACCGCGCTGGTCGGCGAGTACGTGGGCCACACCGGGCCGAAGACCACGGCCGCGGTGAACCAGGCCCTCGGTGGCGTGCTGTTCATCGACGAGGCGTACTCGCTGGCGCCGGTCGGGATCGGGAACGACTTCGGTGCCGAGGCGATCGCGACGCTGGTGAAGATGATGGAAGACCACCGCGAGGACCTGGTGGTGATCGTGGCGGGGTACGTGAACGACATGGACCGGTTCATCGGGTCGAACCCGGGATTGTCGTCGCGGTTCACCCGGACGTTGCTGTTCGACGACTACTCCGCCGACGAGCTGGTGGCGATCGTGGAGTACCACGCGGGCGAGCACCAGTACGAGCTGAGCGGGGACGCGCGGACTGCGCTGGCGGAGCTGTTCCAGGTGTTGCCGCGCGGCGAGGGTTTCGGCAACGGGCGGTCGGCGCGGCAGGTGTTCCAGGCGATGACCGAGCGGCAGGCGCACCGGCTGGCCGAGCTGGCGGCGCCGACCCCGGCCCAGCTGGTCTGCCTGGAGGCGGCGGACCTGCCGACTTCGTAA
- a CDS encoding L,D-transpeptidase family protein produces MKTLFKLAAGAATVVVAIAGTTLPADALTVAQNKAAQTRLNKLGCYAGPVDGKIGQMSQAATIRFQAANRMTQNGSLGGTTYGRLMAASAKRCDVRAVPAGSGGGRRIVISQGQNWLWVIDAKGKVVRQGGIIDNPSYLRPGTYSTGSKCGRAARVKRNTDGGKLYLNNFVRFAPCGIGFHQIPTYRSNGAQIHGDWLLGTNKKASHGCIRVQKSMSDTIWAFTTVTTKVVVLR; encoded by the coding sequence ATGAAGACGTTGTTCAAACTGGCCGCGGGGGCGGCGACCGTCGTCGTCGCGATCGCGGGCACCACTTTGCCGGCCGACGCGCTCACCGTCGCGCAGAACAAGGCGGCCCAGACCCGGCTGAACAAGCTGGGCTGTTACGCCGGGCCGGTGGACGGCAAGATCGGCCAGATGTCCCAGGCCGCCACGATCCGGTTCCAGGCGGCGAACAGGATGACCCAGAACGGCTCGCTCGGCGGGACGACGTACGGCCGGTTGATGGCCGCGTCGGCCAAGCGGTGCGACGTCCGGGCGGTTCCGGCCGGGAGCGGTGGCGGCCGCCGGATCGTGATCAGTCAGGGGCAGAACTGGCTCTGGGTGATCGATGCCAAGGGCAAGGTCGTCCGGCAGGGCGGCATCATCGACAACCCGAGCTACCTGCGCCCGGGCACGTACAGCACCGGTTCGAAGTGCGGCCGCGCGGCCCGGGTCAAGCGCAACACCGACGGCGGCAAGCTCTACCTGAACAACTTCGTCCGGTTCGCGCCGTGCGGTATCGGGTTCCACCAGATCCCGACGTACCGGAGCAACGGCGCGCAGATTCACGGCGACTGGCTGCTCGGGACCAACAAGAAGGCCTCGCACGGCTGTATCCGGGTGCAGAAATCGATGTCGGACACGATCTGGGCCTTCACCACGGTCACGACGAAGGTCGTCGTGCTCCGCTGA
- a CDS encoding tRNA adenosine deaminase-associated protein: MTTTELDFALAAYAEDGVWTVTPLVLRGEPDLSALVSSLRRYPGETGVLGLISVDEDFFVLLRVVGGRARLLMSDVTAATEWPLARQVLDELDIPLAEDDDDQVPAGDLAIVADLGMSAMDLGALIDDVDLYPEEMLEEVAEALGFGTQFQEAIEAIG, from the coding sequence ATGACCACGACAGAGCTCGACTTCGCGCTCGCGGCGTACGCCGAGGACGGCGTGTGGACCGTGACGCCACTGGTCCTGCGCGGCGAACCCGACCTGTCCGCGCTGGTCAGTTCCTTGCGCCGGTACCCGGGCGAGACCGGCGTGCTCGGCCTGATCTCGGTCGACGAGGACTTCTTCGTGCTGCTCCGGGTGGTCGGTGGCCGGGCCCGGCTGCTGATGTCGGACGTCACCGCCGCGACCGAGTGGCCGCTGGCCCGGCAGGTGCTGGACGAGCTCGACATCCCGCTGGCCGAGGACGACGACGACCAGGTCCCGGCCGGGGACCTGGCGATCGTGGCCGACCTGGGGATGAGCGCGATGGACCTCGGCGCGCTGATCGACGACGTCGACCTGTACCCCGAGGAGATGCTCGAGGAGGTCGCCGAGGCGCTCGGGTTCGGCACCCAGTTCCAAGAGGCGATCGAGGCCATTGGTTAG
- a CDS encoding teichoic acid biosynthesis protein C — translation MDLSRRGLLAGAGAILAAGTVGTPASAAPSTRPSGRPGAPGLPPQSALSLPPTKRFRMSATTNEFFRHKPLRDVTVLQSFAFDTPNDRLFAGQLKAGSPANSGDLALTRLDFAGNVLGHMYLSGFGHAVSIGAEAVGGTSYLWTETDVDTANGRGRQICRFPWQNGATLTKDSASLTKWKPVADGSVFTPAVDQRYGRLGVRYSLADGMHVNVYSLAAAARGDFSTVLASFKQPTMTAGVSFQGWTLYGSYAYFWEGTAYPGEPDETKANSRLWCYDINSGEVVETFLTLAGKSLTYREAEGMAVYGSTDPTARLFFGFASGVGGDRRANLFYRNTLV, via the coding sequence ATGGACCTTTCCCGTCGCGGGCTGCTCGCCGGGGCCGGTGCGATCCTCGCTGCCGGTACCGTCGGGACCCCCGCCTCCGCCGCCCCGTCCACCCGCCCCTCGGGCCGTCCCGGTGCGCCGGGTCTGCCGCCGCAGAGCGCGCTCTCGTTGCCACCGACCAAGCGGTTCCGGATGAGCGCCACGACCAACGAGTTCTTCCGGCACAAGCCGTTGCGCGATGTCACCGTGCTGCAGTCGTTCGCCTTCGACACCCCGAACGACCGGCTCTTCGCCGGACAGTTGAAGGCCGGCAGCCCGGCCAACAGCGGTGACCTGGCCCTGACCAGGCTGGACTTCGCCGGCAACGTCCTCGGCCACATGTACCTGTCCGGCTTCGGGCACGCCGTCTCGATCGGCGCCGAGGCCGTCGGCGGCACGTCGTACCTGTGGACCGAGACCGACGTCGACACCGCGAACGGGCGGGGCCGGCAGATCTGCCGCTTTCCGTGGCAGAACGGCGCGACTCTGACCAAGGACTCCGCCTCGCTGACGAAGTGGAAGCCGGTGGCCGACGGCAGCGTGTTCACCCCGGCGGTCGACCAGCGGTACGGCCGGCTCGGGGTGCGGTACTCGCTCGCCGACGGCATGCATGTCAACGTGTACTCGCTGGCCGCCGCGGCGCGCGGTGACTTCAGCACCGTGCTGGCCAGCTTCAAGCAGCCGACGATGACGGCCGGCGTCTCCTTCCAGGGCTGGACGCTGTACGGCTCGTACGCGTACTTCTGGGAAGGCACGGCGTACCCCGGTGAGCCCGACGAGACCAAGGCGAACTCGCGGCTGTGGTGCTACGACATCAACTCCGGCGAGGTGGTGGAGACGTTCCTGACCCTCGCCGGGAAGAGCCTGACCTACCGCGAGGCCGAGGGGATGGCCGTGTACGGCTCGACCGATCCGACGGCGCGGCTGTTCTTCGGGTTCGCTTCCGGTGTCGGCGGTGACCGACGGGCCAACCTGTTCTACCGGAACACGCTGGTCTGA
- the tadA gene encoding tRNA adenosine(34) deaminase TadA, whose translation MLLALAEAEKAEGSADVPIGAIVVDEDGEVIGRGHNEREATGDPTAHAEVLAIREAARHVGEWRLSGCTLVVTLEPCTMCAGAIVLSRIDRLVFGAYDEKAGAVGSLWDVVRDRRLNHRPEVVSGVMADETGSRLRDFFIGHRP comes from the coding sequence ATGCTGCTGGCGCTGGCGGAGGCCGAGAAGGCCGAGGGCAGCGCGGACGTACCGATCGGCGCGATCGTCGTCGACGAGGACGGCGAGGTCATCGGCCGCGGCCACAACGAACGCGAGGCGACCGGCGACCCGACCGCCCATGCCGAGGTGCTCGCGATCCGCGAAGCCGCCCGGCACGTCGGCGAATGGCGGCTCAGCGGCTGCACCCTGGTGGTCACCCTGGAGCCCTGCACGATGTGCGCGGGCGCGATCGTGCTGTCCCGGATCGACCGCCTGGTGTTCGGCGCGTACGACGAGAAGGCGGGTGCCGTCGGCTCGCTCTGGGACGTCGTCCGGGACCGCCGGCTCAACCACCGGCCCGAGGTTGTGAGCGGAGTCATGGCCGACGAGACGGGTTCCCGGCTGCGCGATTTCTTCATTGGGCACAGACCTTGA
- a CDS encoding type II toxin-antitoxin system VapB family antitoxin, with protein MIFKRVGEERPYPDHGYRAKDWSALPPRQVRLDELVTTKGTLDLNALLDEDSTFYGDLFAHVVEWKGDLYLEDGLHRALRAALQQRSVLHARVLVVD; from the coding sequence GTGATCTTCAAGCGCGTCGGGGAGGAAAGGCCGTACCCCGATCACGGGTACCGGGCCAAGGACTGGTCCGCGCTGCCGCCCAGGCAGGTGCGGCTGGACGAGCTTGTCACCACCAAGGGCACCCTGGACCTGAACGCGCTGCTCGACGAGGACTCCACGTTCTACGGCGACCTGTTCGCCCACGTCGTCGAGTGGAAGGGTGACCTGTACCTCGAGGACGGTCTGCACCGTGCCCTGCGCGCGGCCCTGCAGCAGCGCTCGGTCCTGCACGCGCGGGTCCTGGTCGTGGACTAG
- a CDS encoding PH domain-containing protein, protein MSDPGTTETAAPSSEQTWQRLDGRAVHVAAVLGAGVAISAGVPTVFGIASGWSVLTALAWVVPAAVLLVAAAALLEYVRWRRTQYRVGVERAELHTGVLVLHRRSLKRERIRSVDLTANPLLRLFGLVAVKIGTGEHADAGEGTLTLSPVTRAEGERLRLELLPGQRGEADGTLAVLDPAWIRYAPISFLAPTLGLAAGGAAMQVSEWFTLQDELIHWVRDRFAGFPLVGAILVLVALLGVLGVIGSLGLFVEMWWNYRLDREPGTLRVRRGLFTTRSISIEERRLRGVDVVEPLGARLVGAARVDAIATGLVRQKEDEKTDHKVLLPPAPKEVADRIAAAVLREKVAPTAAAQLTPHPRAALGRRLRISLAMAVLPVAVLAVLGVWLTSVLIQLAVILAVLLLPAAILLARDSYRALGHGITGNYLVTRSGTIRRSTAALRRDGVLGWRVRQTVFQRRRGLATFSAITAAGSGAYSARDADATEGLDFARDAVPGLLEPFVEPG, encoded by the coding sequence ATGAGCGACCCCGGGACCACCGAAACCGCCGCACCCTCTTCCGAGCAGACCTGGCAGCGGCTCGACGGACGCGCGGTCCATGTGGCCGCGGTGCTCGGCGCCGGCGTGGCGATCAGCGCCGGCGTACCGACTGTCTTCGGCATCGCGTCCGGGTGGTCGGTCCTTACTGCGCTCGCGTGGGTCGTTCCCGCGGCCGTACTGCTCGTCGCGGCCGCGGCACTCCTCGAGTACGTGCGGTGGCGGCGTACGCAGTACAGGGTGGGCGTGGAGCGGGCGGAGTTGCACACGGGCGTGCTGGTACTGCACCGGCGGTCGCTCAAGCGGGAGCGGATCCGCAGTGTCGACCTGACCGCGAATCCGCTGCTCCGGCTGTTCGGCCTGGTCGCGGTGAAGATCGGGACGGGCGAACACGCGGACGCCGGCGAGGGGACGCTCACCCTGAGCCCGGTCACCCGCGCGGAGGGGGAGCGGCTCCGCCTCGAACTGCTGCCGGGGCAGCGTGGTGAGGCGGACGGGACGCTCGCCGTGCTCGACCCGGCCTGGATCCGGTACGCGCCGATCTCGTTCTTGGCGCCCACGCTCGGCCTGGCCGCCGGTGGTGCGGCGATGCAGGTGTCGGAGTGGTTCACCCTGCAGGACGAGCTGATCCACTGGGTCCGGGACCGGTTCGCAGGGTTCCCGCTGGTCGGCGCGATCCTGGTCCTGGTCGCGCTGCTCGGCGTGCTCGGGGTGATCGGCTCGCTCGGCCTGTTCGTCGAGATGTGGTGGAACTACCGGCTGGACCGCGAGCCCGGCACGCTCCGGGTCCGCCGTGGCCTGTTCACCACCCGGTCGATCTCGATCGAGGAACGCCGGCTCCGCGGTGTCGACGTGGTCGAGCCGCTCGGCGCCCGGCTCGTCGGCGCCGCCCGGGTGGACGCGATCGCGACCGGCCTGGTCCGGCAGAAGGAGGACGAGAAGACCGACCACAAGGTCTTGTTGCCCCCGGCACCGAAGGAGGTGGCCGACCGGATCGCCGCCGCGGTCCTGCGCGAGAAGGTCGCCCCGACCGCGGCCGCGCAGCTCACCCCGCATCCGCGCGCCGCCCTGGGCCGTCGGCTGCGGATCTCGCTGGCGATGGCCGTCCTTCCGGTCGCCGTCCTGGCCGTACTCGGTGTGTGGCTCACCAGCGTCCTGATCCAGCTGGCCGTGATCCTGGCGGTCCTGCTGCTCCCGGCGGCGATCCTGCTCGCGCGCGACTCGTACCGGGCGCTCGGTCATGGGATCACCGGCAACTATCTGGTCACCCGGTCGGGGACGATCCGCCGGTCGACCGCGGCGCTGCGGCGCGACGGCGTCCTCGGCTGGCGGGTCCGGCAGACCGTCTTCCAGCGCCGCCGCGGCCTGGCCACCTTCAGCGCGATCACGGCGGCCGGCTCCGGGGCGTACTCCGCGCGCGACGCCGACGCCACCGAAGGGCTCGACTTCGCCCGCGACGCGGTACCGGGCCTGCTGGAACCGTTTGTCGAACCCGGCTGA
- a CDS encoding potassium/proton antiporter, producing MDVHELDRILLAGAAVLLVAIVAVRLSGRLGLPSLLIYLGMGLLLGESGLGVEFENAELAHALGFAALVIILTEGGLTTRWNEVRPVMPLGVVLATLGVAISVGVVACVAHFVLGLDWQLAVLLGAVTSPTDAAAVFSVLRRVPIRPRLRGALEAESGLNDAPTVLLVTLVSTGEVADKGFLHFSGLVIYELVVGALFGFVVGAVSVGLLRRVALGSAGLYPLAIVSLAVISYAGGTVLLHVSGFAAVYVTSLVLGRAELPHRVATRSFVDGIAWLAQIGLFVMLGLLASPGRIRLNDVVIALVIGIAVTVVGRFAAVWLSALPFRIPWREQTFLAWAGLRGAVPIVLATIPLAEHVPHADRIFDVVFVLVLLFTLLQGPSLPWLAKRLGVLDDNAAHEVDIDVAPLESLGADMLQVQIPSQSRLAGVEIGELRLPHGVSVSLVIREQQAFVPERRTVLRAGDAVLVVAPNALREQTVRRLRAVSRAGRLAGWFGERGREQH from the coding sequence GTGGACGTGCACGAACTCGACCGGATCCTGCTCGCCGGCGCCGCGGTGTTGCTGGTGGCCATCGTCGCCGTGCGGCTGTCCGGCCGGCTCGGGCTGCCGTCGCTGCTGATCTACCTCGGGATGGGCCTGCTGCTGGGCGAGTCCGGCCTCGGCGTCGAGTTCGAGAACGCCGAACTGGCGCACGCGCTCGGCTTCGCCGCCCTGGTGATCATCCTGACCGAGGGCGGCCTCACCACCCGCTGGAACGAAGTCCGCCCGGTGATGCCACTGGGTGTCGTCCTGGCCACACTCGGCGTGGCCATCAGCGTCGGCGTGGTGGCCTGTGTCGCCCATTTCGTCCTCGGCCTGGACTGGCAGCTCGCCGTCCTGCTCGGCGCCGTCACGTCCCCGACCGACGCCGCCGCCGTCTTCTCGGTACTGCGCCGTGTCCCCATCCGTCCACGGCTCCGCGGTGCGCTGGAGGCCGAGTCCGGTCTGAACGACGCCCCGACCGTCCTGCTGGTCACCTTGGTCAGTACCGGCGAGGTCGCCGACAAGGGCTTCCTGCACTTCAGCGGCCTGGTCATCTACGAACTGGTCGTCGGCGCGCTGTTCGGCTTCGTGGTCGGCGCGGTCAGCGTCGGGCTGCTCCGCCGCGTCGCCCTCGGCTCGGCCGGCCTGTACCCGCTGGCGATCGTCTCGCTCGCCGTCATCTCGTACGCGGGTGGCACCGTCCTCCTCCACGTCAGCGGCTTCGCGGCCGTCTACGTGACCAGCCTCGTCCTCGGCCGGGCCGAGCTCCCGCACCGCGTCGCCACCAGGTCCTTCGTCGACGGCATCGCCTGGCTGGCCCAGATCGGCCTGTTCGTCATGCTCGGCCTGCTCGCCTCACCGGGCCGGATCCGCCTGAACGACGTGGTGATCGCCCTGGTCATCGGTATCGCGGTGACGGTGGTGGGCCGGTTCGCGGCCGTCTGGTTGTCGGCCTTGCCGTTCCGGATCCCGTGGCGAGAACAGACCTTCCTCGCTTGGGCGGGGCTGCGCGGCGCCGTACCGATCGTGCTGGCGACGATCCCGCTCGCGGAGCACGTCCCGCACGCGGACCGGATCTTCGACGTGGTGTTCGTGCTGGTGCTGCTCTTCACGCTGCTCCAGGGCCCGTCGCTGCCCTGGCTGGCCAAGCGGCTCGGAGTACTCGACGACAACGCGGCGCACGAGGTCGACATCGACGTCGCGCCCCTGGAGTCGCTGGGCGCGGACATGCTCCAGGTCCAGATCCCGAGCCAGTCCCGGTTGGCGGGCGTGGAGATCGGCGAACTCCGGCTGCCGCACGGCGTGTCCGTCTCGCTGGTGATCCGCGAGCAGCAGGCGTTCGTCCCGGAGCGGAGGACGGTACTGCGCGCCGGCGACGCGGTCCTGGTGGTCGCCCCCAACGCCCTCCGCGAACAAACCGTCCGCCGACTACGCGCAGTAAGCAGAGCCGGCAGACTAGCAGGCTGGTTCGGCGAACGAGGCCGCGAACAGCACTGA
- a CDS encoding LytR C-terminal domain-containing protein — protein sequence MAVLQPQPRPRSRIHWRTPVTMIALLAILAGGFWWGWKSLTTSNAEANCVEQTLPNNRMVPKQVVVNVYNGGAKAGTAGRVGEELEKRGFNVGKIANEPKGDKIDVVSVRGSTDDAPELKLVAGQLNQKALTVGDNRPDHTVDVVVGPGFTKLNTKGLPSVAVPADSIHCLPIVRPTQPIPNGQNPN from the coding sequence ATGGCCGTCCTCCAGCCCCAGCCGAGACCGCGTTCGCGGATCCACTGGCGGACGCCGGTCACGATGATCGCCCTGCTCGCGATCCTGGCCGGTGGCTTCTGGTGGGGCTGGAAGTCGCTGACCACCAGCAACGCCGAGGCCAACTGCGTCGAGCAGACGCTGCCGAACAACCGGATGGTCCCCAAGCAGGTCGTGGTGAACGTCTACAACGGCGGCGCCAAGGCCGGGACCGCGGGTCGGGTCGGCGAGGAGCTCGAGAAGCGCGGCTTCAACGTCGGCAAGATCGCCAACGAACCCAAGGGCGACAAGATCGACGTCGTCTCCGTCCGCGGCAGCACCGACGACGCCCCCGAGCTGAAGCTGGTCGCGGGCCAGCTGAACCAGAAGGCCCTGACCGTCGGCGACAACCGCCCGGACCACACGGTGGACGTGGTCGTGGGACCAGGCTTCACCAAGCTGAACACCAAGGGCCTGCCGTCGGTGGCAGTCCCCGCGGACAGCATCCACTGCCTCCCCATCGTCCGCCCCACCCAACCGATCCCCAACGGCCAGAACCCGAACTGA
- a CDS encoding PH domain-containing protein, whose amino-acid sequence MNAVLVFGPPVLVLVLLGLLIPPARTWLLVPAAVVAVIGLPYLTVLPLWWYRVHRWEVTDDAVYVRAGYFWQEWRIAPMSRIQTVDTLRGPVEQAFKLSTVVVTTASAKGAVKIRGLGHELAADLAEQLTRTTQATPGDAT is encoded by the coding sequence GTGAACGCGGTCCTCGTCTTCGGGCCACCGGTCCTGGTCCTGGTCCTGCTCGGCCTGCTGATCCCACCCGCGCGGACCTGGCTGCTGGTACCGGCCGCCGTCGTCGCCGTGATCGGCCTGCCGTACCTGACCGTGCTGCCGTTGTGGTGGTACCGGGTGCACCGCTGGGAGGTCACCGACGACGCCGTGTACGTCCGGGCCGGGTACTTCTGGCAGGAGTGGCGGATCGCGCCGATGTCACGGATCCAGACCGTCGACACGCTGCGCGGCCCGGTCGAACAGGCGTTCAAGCTGTCCACGGTCGTCGTCACCACCGCCTCGGCCAAGGGGGCGGTGAAGATCCGCGGGCTCGGCCACGAGCTCGCCGCGGACCTCGCCGAGCAACTCACCCGGACCACCCAGGCGACCCCGGGTGACGCGACATGA
- the upp gene encoding uracil phosphoribosyltransferase translates to MQILVVDHPLVAHKLTALRDERTDSPTFRRLTEELVTLLAYEATRDVRTGPITVQTPVAEAEGIKLTSPKPLVVPILRAGLGMLEGMSRLLPTAEVGFLGMIRNEETLTASTYAERLPEDLHGRQCYVLDPMLATGGTLAAAIQFLVDRGADHITAICLLAAPEGVERVERELADLNVPCNLVIAGMDSHLNDKGYIVPGLGDAGDRLYGVAQ, encoded by the coding sequence ATGCAGATCCTCGTCGTGGACCACCCGCTCGTCGCCCACAAGCTCACCGCGCTGCGGGACGAGCGGACGGACTCGCCGACCTTTCGGCGGCTCACCGAGGAGCTCGTCACGCTGCTCGCGTACGAGGCGACCCGGGACGTCCGGACCGGGCCGATCACCGTACAGACCCCGGTCGCCGAGGCCGAGGGGATCAAGCTGACCTCGCCGAAGCCGCTGGTGGTACCGATCCTGCGGGCCGGGCTCGGCATGCTGGAGGGGATGTCGCGGCTGCTGCCGACCGCCGAGGTCGGGTTCCTCGGGATGATCCGGAACGAGGAGACGCTGACCGCCTCGACCTACGCCGAGCGGCTGCCCGAGGACCTGCACGGCCGGCAGTGCTACGTGCTCGACCCGATGCTCGCGACCGGCGGCACGCTGGCGGCCGCGATCCAGTTCCTGGTGGACCGCGGCGCCGACCACATCACCGCGATCTGCCTGCTGGCCGCGCCCGAGGGCGTCGAGCGGGTCGAGCGCGAACTGGCCGATCTCAACGTCCCGTGCAACCTGGTGATCGCCGGGATGGACTCGCACCTGAACGACAAGGGCTACATCGTGCCCGGCCTGGGCGACGCCGGCGACCGGCTGTACGGCGTCGCCCAGTAG